One genomic segment of Caldimonas brevitalea includes these proteins:
- a CDS encoding zinc-ribbon and DUF3426 domain-containing protein, which yields MSLATRCPACNTTFRVVQDQLKVSEGWVRCGRCNEVFNAIEGLFDLDREGTPSQPMPLPGRPEAVDSEYPAFQSTLSEPPPSVVPEPLEIAQEAPPTAPAPLPPPPGPTAPTAPVAAAAAAAAAFARNAPSPAEIAAEIDDNVAPTAYEVLDSSFLDRSTYGSVQPGDLDDGFADARFDSTHEALELESEAVAAGAPAWQPKTLGNARKKSHKPARSKKAAAARRPPEDPNAPEFLRKAEREAHWQSPRMRLGLSLFALLLGLTLVLQIALQWRDWLAVYRPALRPTLVQLCRVAGCTVGPLRRIDDVVVDSSSLARGSGPDAYRLSVLLRNRGPVALALPHIDLTLSDGNGDLVARRALAPRDFGVGDSIDAGAEVTLTLDLSTPGHRVAGFTVEAFYP from the coding sequence ATGAGCCTGGCCACCCGCTGCCCCGCCTGCAACACCACCTTCCGGGTGGTGCAAGACCAGCTCAAGGTGTCCGAGGGTTGGGTCCGCTGTGGCCGCTGCAACGAAGTCTTCAACGCCATCGAGGGGCTGTTCGACCTCGATCGTGAAGGCACGCCGTCGCAGCCGATGCCGCTGCCCGGGCGGCCGGAGGCGGTCGACAGCGAGTACCCGGCCTTCCAGAGCACCCTCAGCGAACCGCCCCCGTCCGTGGTGCCGGAGCCGCTCGAGATCGCACAGGAGGCGCCGCCGACGGCGCCGGCCCCCCTGCCGCCCCCGCCCGGCCCGACCGCCCCAACCGCCCCGGTCGCGGCAGCCGCTGCAGCCGCAGCCGCATTCGCGCGCAACGCACCGTCGCCGGCCGAGATCGCCGCCGAGATCGACGACAACGTCGCACCGACCGCCTACGAGGTGCTCGACTCCAGCTTCCTCGACCGCAGCACCTATGGCTCGGTGCAACCCGGCGACCTCGACGATGGCTTTGCGGACGCCCGCTTCGACAGCACGCACGAAGCGCTCGAGCTCGAGTCGGAAGCGGTGGCTGCCGGCGCCCCCGCCTGGCAGCCCAAGACCCTCGGCAACGCGCGGAAGAAGTCGCACAAGCCGGCCCGATCCAAAAAGGCGGCTGCCGCGCGACGCCCGCCGGAGGACCCGAACGCACCCGAGTTCCTGCGCAAAGCCGAACGCGAGGCGCATTGGCAGTCCCCGCGCATGCGCCTCGGGCTGTCGCTGTTTGCGCTGCTGCTCGGCCTCACGCTGGTGCTGCAAATCGCGCTGCAGTGGCGCGACTGGCTGGCGGTGTACCGCCCGGCCCTGCGGCCGACGCTGGTGCAGTTGTGCCGTGTCGCCGGTTGCACGGTCGGACCGCTGCGCCGCATCGACGACGTGGTGGTCGACAGCAGCAGCCTGGCCCGCGGTAGCGGCCCCGACGCCTACCGCCTCAGCGTGCTGCTGCGCAACCGTGGACCGGTGGCGCTGGCACTGCCTCACATCGACCTCACCCTCAGCGACGGCAACGGCGACCTCGTCGCCCGCCGCGCCTTGGCTCCGCGCGACTTCGGCGTCGGCGACAGCATCGACGCCGGGGCCGAAGTCACGCTCACGCTCGACCTCTCGACCCCGGGGCATCGCGTCGCCGGGTTCACGGTCGAAGCCTTCTACCCCTGA
- the prmA gene encoding 50S ribosomal protein L11 methyltransferase — translation MFELVLLAREADVDTVSDALMELEALSVSVEDADADTEAEHALFGEPGMPAPRGGWDRSTLKALFPDEPAATEAATLLLAQEWAGDVHVVAIQAVEEQDWVRLTQSQFAPVEITPEFWIVPSWHQPPAQATRVIRLDPGLAFGTGTHPTTRMCLRWIARQPASTQAQWQRVLDYGCGSGILAIGAALHGARDIDAVDIDPAAVESTLANAAANGVQLNAGLPDRATGRYPLVLANILASPLKLLAPLLTGHVAPAGHLVLAGILERQAEELQQAYAAMCRLEVSDREDGWILMTARLGDTV, via the coding sequence ATGTTCGAACTCGTCCTGCTGGCCCGCGAGGCCGATGTCGACACCGTCTCCGACGCCTTGATGGAGCTGGAAGCCTTGTCGGTGTCGGTGGAGGACGCCGATGCGGACACCGAGGCCGAACATGCACTGTTCGGCGAGCCCGGCATGCCGGCACCACGCGGCGGTTGGGACCGCTCGACGCTGAAGGCCTTGTTCCCCGACGAACCCGCCGCCACCGAAGCCGCCACGCTGCTGCTCGCGCAGGAGTGGGCGGGCGACGTCCACGTGGTGGCCATCCAGGCCGTCGAAGAGCAGGACTGGGTGCGATTGACACAATCGCAGTTCGCGCCGGTCGAGATCACGCCCGAGTTCTGGATCGTGCCGAGCTGGCACCAGCCGCCCGCGCAGGCGACCCGCGTGATCCGCCTCGACCCCGGCCTCGCCTTCGGCACCGGCACCCATCCGACCACCCGGATGTGCTTGCGCTGGATCGCGCGCCAGCCGGCCAGCACGCAGGCGCAATGGCAGCGGGTGCTCGACTACGGCTGCGGCTCGGGCATCCTGGCCATCGGCGCCGCGCTGCACGGGGCCCGCGACATCGATGCGGTCGACATCGACCCGGCTGCGGTCGAGTCCACGCTTGCCAACGCCGCGGCCAACGGCGTGCAACTGAACGCCGGGCTGCCCGACCGGGCCACCGGCCGCTATCCGCTGGTGCTGGCCAACATCCTGGCGTCGCCGCTGAAGCTGCTCGCGCCGCTCCTGACCGGCCACGTCGCGCCCGCAGGACATCTGGTGCTGGCCGGCATCCTCGAGCGGCAGGCCGAGGAATTGCAGCAGGCCTATGCCGCGATGTGCCGGCTCGAGGTGAGCGACCGCGAGGACGGCTGGATCCTGATGACGGCACGCCTGGGCGACACGGTGTGA
- the accC gene encoding acetyl-CoA carboxylase biotin carboxylase subunit: MFKKILIANRGEIALRIQRACREMGIKSVVVYSEADRDAKYVKLADEAVCIGPAPSAQSYLNMPAIISAAEVTDAEAIHPGYGFLSENADFAERVEKSGFAFIGPSPESIRLMGDKVSAKNAMIKAGVPCVPGSEGALPEDPKEIIKIARAVGYPVIIKAAGGGGGRGMRVVHTEAALIHAVQTTRAEAGAAFGNPSVYMEKFLENPRHVEIQVLADQHRNAVYLGERDCSMQRRHQKIIEEAPAPGIPRRIIERIGARCADACKKIGYRGAGTFEFLYENGEFYFIEMNTRVQVEHPVTELVTGIDIVQMQIRVAAGEKLPFAQRHITMKGHAIECRINAEDPYKFTPSPGRITMWHAPGGPGVRVDSHVYTNYFVPPNYDSMIGKIIVHGDTREQALARMSIALSETLVEGILTNIPLHRELVVDAKFVEGGTSIHYLEGWMSQHKR; this comes from the coding sequence ATGTTTAAAAAGATACTCATAGCCAACCGGGGCGAGATCGCGCTGCGCATCCAGCGCGCCTGCCGTGAGATGGGCATCAAATCCGTGGTGGTCTATTCCGAGGCCGACCGCGACGCCAAGTATGTGAAGCTGGCCGACGAAGCGGTGTGCATCGGCCCCGCGCCGTCGGCACAGAGCTACCTCAACATGCCGGCCATCATCTCGGCCGCCGAGGTGACCGACGCCGAGGCGATCCACCCCGGCTACGGCTTCCTGTCGGAAAACGCCGACTTCGCCGAGCGTGTCGAGAAGAGCGGCTTCGCCTTCATCGGCCCGTCGCCCGAATCGATCCGACTGATGGGCGACAAGGTGTCGGCCAAGAACGCGATGATCAAGGCCGGCGTGCCCTGCGTGCCGGGCTCCGAAGGCGCCCTGCCGGAGGACCCGAAAGAGATCATCAAGATCGCGCGCGCCGTCGGCTACCCGGTCATCATCAAGGCCGCCGGCGGCGGCGGTGGCCGCGGCATGCGGGTGGTGCACACCGAGGCCGCGCTGATCCACGCGGTGCAGACCACGCGCGCCGAGGCCGGGGCGGCCTTCGGCAATCCGTCGGTCTACATGGAGAAGTTCCTCGAGAACCCGCGCCACGTCGAGATCCAGGTGCTGGCCGACCAGCACCGCAATGCGGTCTACCTGGGCGAGCGCGACTGCTCGATGCAGCGCCGCCACCAGAAGATCATCGAGGAAGCGCCGGCGCCGGGCATTCCCAGGCGCATCATCGAACGCATCGGCGCACGCTGTGCGGACGCCTGCAAGAAGATCGGCTACCGCGGTGCCGGCACCTTCGAGTTCCTGTACGAAAACGGCGAGTTTTATTTCATCGAGATGAACACCCGGGTGCAGGTCGAACACCCGGTGACGGAGCTGGTGACCGGCATCGACATCGTGCAGATGCAGATCCGTGTGGCGGCCGGCGAGAAGCTGCCGTTCGCACAGCGCCACATCACGATGAAGGGCCACGCCATCGAGTGCCGCATCAACGCCGAGGACCCGTACAAGTTCACGCCCTCGCCGGGCCGCATCACGATGTGGCACGCGCCGGGCGGCCCCGGCGTGCGCGTCGATTCGCACGTCTACACCAACTACTTCGTGCCGCCCAACTACGACTCGATGATCGGCAAGATCATCGTGCACGGCGACACGCGGGAACAGGCGCTGGCGCGCATGAGCATCGCACTGTCAGAGACGCTGGTCGAGGGCATCCTGACCAACATCCCGTTGCACCGCGAACTGGTGGTCGACGCCAAGTTTGTCGAGGGTGGCACCAGCATCCACTATCTGGAAGGCTGGATGAGCCAGCACAAGCGCTGA
- the accB gene encoding acetyl-CoA carboxylase biotin carboxyl carrier protein has product MDLRKLKTLIDLVSESNISELEITEADGKVRIVKSDGHAAAGPVAAAPVAQAPVQPAPAPAPAVAGAAAAPAPAPAEFSGHVVKSPMVGTFYRASSPGAKPFAELGQQVKEGEAICIIEAMKIMNEIEADKSGTVTKILCENGQAVEYGQPLFVIE; this is encoded by the coding sequence ATGGACCTACGCAAGCTGAAAACACTGATCGACCTGGTGTCCGAGTCGAACATCTCGGAGCTGGAGATCACCGAAGCCGACGGCAAGGTGCGCATCGTGAAGTCGGATGGCCACGCTGCGGCCGGCCCAGTGGCCGCCGCGCCGGTGGCGCAGGCGCCAGTGCAGCCCGCGCCGGCGCCCGCTCCGGCTGTCGCCGGTGCCGCTGCGGCGCCTGCACCCGCGCCGGCGGAATTCAGCGGCCATGTGGTCAAGTCGCCGATGGTCGGCACTTTCTACCGTGCCTCCAGCCCGGGCGCCAAGCCCTTCGCGGAGCTCGGCCAGCAGGTCAAGGAAGGCGAGGCCATCTGCATCATCGAAGCGATGAAGATCATGAACGAGATCGAAGCCGACAAGTCGGGCACGGTCACCAAGATCCTGTGCGAGAACGGGCAGGCGGTGGAGTACGGGCAGCCGCTGTTCGTGATCGAGTGA
- the aroQ gene encoding type II 3-dehydroquinate dehydratase, translated as MTILVLHGPNLNLLGTREPEVYGSTTLAEIDADLMKIAADRGVKLNSFQSNHEGALIDRVQAARDDGTRYIVINPGGYTHTSVALRDALAAVALPFVEVHLSNVHKREDFRRHSYFSELADGVICGLGATGYRLALLYALERLAPPGQG; from the coding sequence ATGACCATTCTTGTCCTGCATGGCCCGAACCTCAACCTGCTCGGCACCCGCGAGCCGGAGGTCTATGGTTCGACCACGCTGGCAGAAATCGATGCAGATCTGATGAAGATCGCTGCAGATCGAGGCGTCAAGCTGAACAGCTTCCAGAGCAATCACGAAGGCGCCCTGATCGACCGCGTGCAAGCCGCGCGCGACGATGGCACCCGCTACATCGTCATCAACCCGGGCGGCTACACGCATACCAGCGTGGCGTTGCGGGACGCCCTGGCGGCGGTGGCGCTGCCCTTCGTCGAGGTGCATTTGTCCAACGTTCACAAGCGTGAGGACTTTCGCCGCCACTCCTATTTCTCGGAACTTGCCGACGGCGTGATCTGCGGCCTGGGGGCCACCGGCTACCGGCTGGCGCTGCTCTACGCGCTCGAGCGCCTGGCCCCACCGGGCCAAGGATAA
- a CDS encoding TlpA family protein disulfide reductase, translating into MKRRALLVSAGAAAAAAGAGLAWWQLAGRAQPHDGLWDARFETPEGEFLSLADYRGGPLLLNFWATWCAPCVREMPQVDRFFREFRARGWQVVGMAVDNAPQVREFLARRVQVSFPVAIAGYAGVTWSRSLGNAQGGLPFTVAFGVDGDVAHRKLGETHYDELAGWARGS; encoded by the coding sequence GTGAAACGCCGGGCTCTGCTGGTGAGCGCAGGCGCGGCCGCGGCGGCCGCCGGGGCCGGGCTCGCGTGGTGGCAGCTGGCGGGGCGGGCGCAACCCCACGACGGTCTGTGGGACGCGCGCTTCGAGACACCCGAGGGCGAGTTTCTGTCGCTCGCCGACTACCGGGGCGGCCCGCTGCTGCTCAACTTTTGGGCCACCTGGTGCGCCCCCTGCGTGCGCGAGATGCCGCAAGTCGACCGCTTCTTCCGCGAATTCCGCGCCCGCGGGTGGCAGGTCGTCGGCATGGCGGTTGACAACGCCCCGCAGGTACGCGAGTTTCTGGCGCGGCGTGTGCAGGTGAGTTTTCCGGTGGCGATCGCCGGGTACGCCGGCGTGACCTGGTCGCGCTCGCTGGGCAACGCCCAAGGGGGCTTGCCCTTCACGGTTGCCTTCGGCGTGGACGGCGACGTGGCCCACCGCAAGCTCGGCGAGACCCATTACGACGAGTTGGCCGGCTGGGCAAGAGGGAGTTGA
- a CDS encoding transglycosylase domain-containing protein, with protein MGKRLLRLVGRWLTLCLLSAIALQLYFLARVALMAVVDPQSTTFERSEAWRIMKVQHRLPWRQEWRDYDQISDHLKRAVIASEDAGFADHEGVEWEALEKAWERNLKAQERADKYNQRLLQRAARTPDRPVKMRQARVVGGSTITQQLAKNLFLSSDRSFLRKGQEFVITFMLEALLGKQRILEIYLNHVEWGEGVFGAEAAARHYFRIGAAELSPAQAARLAVMLPAPKRFEKRPGSAYVRGRAATVLARMRAVQLP; from the coding sequence ATGGGAAAGCGTTTGCTCCGTCTGGTCGGCCGCTGGCTGACGTTGTGTCTGCTGTCGGCGATCGCGCTGCAGCTCTACTTCCTGGCGCGCGTCGCCTTGATGGCGGTGGTCGACCCGCAGTCGACCACCTTCGAACGCTCGGAAGCCTGGCGCATCATGAAGGTGCAGCACCGGCTGCCGTGGCGCCAGGAATGGCGCGACTACGACCAGATCTCGGACCACCTGAAACGCGCGGTGATCGCCTCCGAAGATGCCGGCTTCGCCGACCATGAAGGGGTCGAGTGGGAGGCGCTCGAGAAGGCGTGGGAGCGCAACCTGAAGGCGCAGGAGCGCGCCGACAAGTACAACCAACGGCTTTTGCAGCGCGCCGCGCGCACGCCCGACCGGCCGGTGAAGATGCGGCAGGCGCGTGTGGTGGGCGGCTCCACCATCACCCAGCAGTTGGCCAAGAACCTGTTTCTGTCGTCCGACCGCAGTTTTCTGCGCAAGGGGCAGGAGTTCGTGATCACTTTCATGCTCGAAGCATTGCTCGGCAAGCAGCGCATCCTCGAGATCTACCTCAACCACGTCGAGTGGGGCGAGGGTGTGTTCGGCGCCGAGGCAGCGGCGCGGCACTATTTCAGGATCGGCGCGGCGGAGCTGTCGCCGGCCCAGGCGGCGCGGCTCGCGGTGATGTTGCCGGCGCCGAAACGCTTCGAGAAGCGGCCCGGCTCGGCCTACGTGCGCGGACGCGCCGCCACCGTGCTCGCCCGCATGCGCGCCGTGCAGCTGCCCTGA
- the aroE gene encoding shikimate dehydrogenase, which translates to MDRYAVAGNPVEHSKSPDIHARFAAQTGQALTYERLLVPLDRFETTLRAFAASGAKGCNVTVPFKFEACRAAHRVSERARLAQAANVLCFEPQGGWFADNTDGSGLVADLRHNAGVDLAGRDLLLIGAGGAAAGVLAPLIDLRPRRVVVANRTLHKAQALVQTHAAWAAERDVTLQASGLEDCGSGYALVLNATASSLQGGGVPVAGRVLGPGALAYDMMYGPAAAGFLEWAAEHGASGRDGLGMLVEQAADAFALWRGVRPETTEVLAALRRGEV; encoded by the coding sequence ATGGACCGCTATGCCGTGGCCGGGAATCCGGTCGAACACAGCAAGTCGCCCGACATCCACGCCCGCTTCGCGGCACAGACCGGCCAGGCGCTGACCTACGAGCGCTTGCTGGTGCCCCTCGACCGCTTCGAGACCACGCTGCGCGCCTTCGCGGCCAGCGGTGCCAAGGGTTGCAACGTGACAGTGCCGTTCAAGTTCGAGGCCTGCCGCGCGGCCCACCGGGTCAGCGAACGCGCACGTCTGGCGCAGGCGGCCAACGTGTTGTGTTTCGAGCCGCAGGGCGGCTGGTTCGCCGACAACACCGACGGCAGCGGCCTGGTGGCCGACCTGCGGCACAACGCCGGCGTCGACCTGGCGGGGCGCGACCTGCTGCTGATCGGCGCGGGCGGCGCGGCCGCCGGCGTGTTGGCACCGCTGATCGACCTGCGGCCGCGCCGTGTCGTGGTCGCCAACCGCACGCTGCACAAGGCGCAGGCGCTGGTGCAAACCCATGCCGCCTGGGCGGCCGAACGCGACGTGACGCTGCAGGCGAGTGGGCTCGAGGACTGCGGCAGCGGCTACGCACTGGTGCTGAACGCGACCGCGAGCAGCCTGCAAGGCGGCGGCGTGCCGGTGGCGGGGCGCGTGCTCGGCCCCGGCGCACTCGCCTACGACATGATGTATGGCCCGGCGGCCGCCGGTTTCCTCGAGTGGGCGGCCGAACACGGTGCCAGCGGGCGCGATGGGCTGGGCATGCTGGTTGAACAGGCGGCCGACGCCTTCGCGCTGTGGCGCGGCGTGCGCCCCGAGACCACCGAAGTGCTGGCCGCGCTGCGGCGTGGCGAGGTCTGA
- a CDS encoding energy transducer TonB, whose amino-acid sequence MKKFSTLQIALAISISVHAVLLTARFVDPEGFNRMFEDTPLEVVLVNARSNEAPVKAQAIAQANLAGGGEAEKGRATSPLPPSALTATGDAMEDARKQVEALQEQQNRLLTQLKRELAALPPPDPQRDQGTPEHKAQEERRRQLLRMLAEIEKRINEENARPKRRYISPSTREEVYAIYYDQLRRKIEDRGTRNFPEHQGKKLYGELTMIVTVDAHGQVVDTEIVQHSDSPVLDRRAIAIVEAAGPFGAFSPAMRAKADQIVVVSRFRFTRDAALETTLTTN is encoded by the coding sequence ATGAAGAAGTTCTCCACCCTGCAGATCGCGCTGGCGATTTCGATCAGCGTGCATGCCGTGTTGCTGACGGCTCGCTTCGTCGACCCGGAGGGCTTCAACCGGATGTTCGAGGACACACCGCTCGAGGTGGTGCTGGTCAATGCCCGGTCGAACGAGGCCCCGGTGAAGGCGCAGGCGATCGCGCAGGCCAATCTGGCCGGCGGCGGCGAGGCCGAAAAAGGCCGCGCCACGTCGCCCCTGCCGCCGTCCGCGTTGACCGCCACCGGCGATGCGATGGAAGACGCGCGCAAGCAGGTCGAGGCCTTGCAGGAGCAGCAGAACCGGCTGCTGACACAGCTCAAGCGCGAGCTGGCCGCCCTGCCGCCGCCCGACCCGCAACGGGACCAGGGCACGCCCGAGCACAAAGCCCAGGAAGAGCGCCGCCGTCAGCTGCTGCGCATGCTGGCCGAGATCGAAAAGCGCATCAACGAAGAAAACGCGCGCCCCAAGCGCCGCTACATCAGCCCCAGCACGCGTGAAGAGGTCTACGCGATCTATTACGACCAGCTGCGTCGCAAGATCGAAGACCGCGGCACACGCAATTTCCCGGAACACCAGGGCAAGAAGCTGTATGGCGAGTTGACGATGATCGTGACCGTGGACGCCCACGGCCAGGTGGTCGACACCGAGATCGTGCAGCACTCCGACTCGCCGGTGCTCGACCGACGGGCGATCGCGATCGTCGAGGCCGCCGGCCCGTTCGGCGCCTTCTCGCCAGCGATGCGCGCCAAGGCCGACCAGATCGTCGTCGTGTCGCGCTTTCGTTTCACGCGTGACGCTGCGCTCGAGACCACGCTGACCACCAACTGA
- a CDS encoding ribonuclease catalytic domain-containing protein: MFALFEEAGKFLAGRVMSETDSSVQIELDSGKRVKVKTANVLLKFEQPQPAQLLAQAQPLAAEIDLDLAWEFAPAEEFGFADIARDYFDAKAGVVHQVATLVRLFEAPHYFRRVGKGRFKKAPEEIVKAALLGIERKKQQQAQIEAWAGELVDGQCPPPIREQLYRILFKPDKNALEYKAVVEAAKQSQTAPLDLLTKAGAIDSPYQFHWRRFLFEHFPKGYAFPAFSAPPVKDELPLATVSAFSIDDSATTEIDDALSVQGLGSGTIVFGIHIAAPGLAITPGTPLDQLARSRYSTVYMPGYKITMLPDEVVQAYTLQEGRECPAVSLYVTMDEATLEIKASETRLERVPIAANLRHDKLDGIVTEAALAGEADAAFPFADELRFAYRLAKHLKAQREVVRGKPEVFTRPDYSFKLVGNDDQEPSGHETVLIGVRKRGEPLDLIVAEAMILANSTWGGWIAEMGVPGIYRGQASLLPGVKVRMSTKPMPHAGMGVKQYTWATSPLRRYVDLVNQWQIIACARHGRTAALVAPFKPKDAELFSVISGFDAAYTAYNDFQSGIERYWTLRYLEQNSVTELTAAVLKEGLVRAETLPLVFRAVGAEKLARGARVKVRIASVDELTLDVYASVIERLDDTSAAAAPAAEDETEELEPAAGPLALAIDVNDGDAQQGDNTAGDNTPPSAA, encoded by the coding sequence ATGTTCGCCCTCTTCGAAGAAGCCGGAAAATTTCTCGCCGGCCGCGTGATGTCCGAGACCGACAGTTCGGTGCAGATCGAGCTGGATTCCGGCAAGCGCGTCAAAGTCAAAACCGCCAACGTGCTGCTGAAATTCGAGCAGCCGCAGCCGGCCCAGCTGCTGGCGCAGGCCCAACCGTTGGCCGCCGAGATCGACCTCGACCTGGCGTGGGAGTTCGCGCCGGCCGAGGAATTCGGCTTCGCCGACATCGCCCGCGACTATTTCGACGCCAAGGCCGGCGTGGTGCACCAGGTCGCCACCTTGGTGCGGCTGTTCGAGGCACCGCACTATTTCCGGCGCGTCGGCAAGGGCCGCTTCAAGAAGGCGCCCGAAGAGATCGTCAAGGCCGCCTTGCTGGGCATCGAGCGCAAAAAGCAGCAGCAGGCCCAGATCGAAGCCTGGGCCGGTGAACTGGTGGACGGCCAGTGCCCGCCGCCGATCCGCGAGCAGCTCTACCGCATCCTGTTCAAGCCCGACAAGAACGCGCTCGAGTACAAGGCGGTGGTCGAAGCCGCCAAGCAGTCGCAGACCGCGCCGCTGGATCTGTTGACCAAGGCCGGCGCGATCGACAGCCCCTACCAGTTCCACTGGCGGCGCTTTTTGTTCGAGCACTTCCCCAAGGGTTACGCCTTCCCGGCGTTCAGCGCCCCGCCGGTCAAGGACGAGCTGCCGCTCGCCACGGTGTCGGCCTTCAGCATCGACGACTCGGCGACGACCGAAATCGACGACGCGCTGTCGGTACAAGGCTTGGGCTCGGGCACCATCGTGTTCGGCATCCACATTGCCGCACCTGGCCTCGCCATCACGCCCGGCACGCCGCTCGACCAGCTGGCCCGCTCGCGCTACTCCACCGTCTACATGCCCGGCTACAAGATCACCATGTTGCCGGACGAGGTGGTGCAGGCCTACACGCTGCAAGAAGGCCGCGAATGCCCGGCGGTTTCGCTCTACGTGACGATGGACGAGGCCACGCTCGAGATCAAGGCGAGCGAGACGCGGCTCGAGCGGGTGCCGATCGCTGCCAACCTGCGGCACGACAAGCTCGACGGCATCGTCACCGAAGCGGCGCTGGCCGGCGAGGCCGACGCGGCCTTCCCGTTCGCAGACGAGCTGCGGTTTGCCTACCGCCTGGCCAAGCATCTGAAGGCGCAGCGCGAAGTGGTGCGCGGCAAGCCCGAGGTGTTCACCCGGCCCGACTACAGCTTCAAGCTGGTCGGCAACGACGACCAGGAGCCGAGCGGCCACGAGACCGTGCTGATCGGCGTGCGCAAGCGCGGCGAGCCGCTCGACCTGATCGTCGCCGAGGCGATGATCCTCGCCAACAGCACCTGGGGCGGCTGGATCGCGGAGATGGGCGTGCCGGGCATCTACCGCGGCCAGGCCAGTTTGCTGCCGGGGGTCAAGGTGCGCATGAGCACCAAGCCGATGCCGCATGCCGGCATGGGCGTGAAGCAATACACCTGGGCCACCTCGCCGTTGCGGCGTTATGTCGACCTGGTCAACCAGTGGCAGATCATCGCTTGCGCACGCCATGGCCGTACGGCCGCGTTGGTGGCGCCCTTCAAGCCCAAGGACGCCGAGCTGTTCTCTGTGATCTCGGGCTTCGATGCTGCCTATACGGCCTACAACGACTTCCAGTCGGGCATCGAGCGCTACTGGACCTTGCGCTACCTGGAGCAGAACAGCGTCACCGAACTCACCGCCGCGGTGCTCAAGGAGGGGCTGGTGCGCGCCGAGACGCTGCCGCTGGTGTTCCGTGCTGTGGGCGCCGAAAAGCTGGCACGCGGTGCCCGTGTCAAGGTGCGCATCGCCTCGGTCGACGAGCTGACGCTGGACGTCTACGCCAGCGTCATCGAACGCCTCGACGACACCAGCGCCGCCGCGGCGCCGGCGGCCGAGGATGAAACCGAAGAGCTGGAACCCGCCGCCGGCCCGCTGGCGCTGGCCATCGACGTGAACGACGGCGACGCGCAACAAGGCGACAATACCGCCGGCGACAACACCCCCCCCTCGGCTGCCTGA
- a CDS encoding YqiA/YcfP family alpha/beta fold hydrolase — protein MTTTHLLYLHGFRSSPLSTKARLMAERVHSLQVQGQPLHWWCPQLPPSPAQAIDELLAGLVGWPIEGTAIVGSSLGGFYATVLAERLGCPAVLLNPAVDPARDLTRHIGEQQAWHSSERFYFKPEYVKELQVLTPARLTRLDRYFALIAKGDEVLDWREMAARYQGAQLQVLEGGDHALSDFPSHLDTVLRFLRIV, from the coding sequence TTGACCACCACCCATTTGCTCTATCTGCACGGCTTCCGCTCGTCGCCCTTGTCGACCAAGGCACGTCTGATGGCCGAGCGTGTGCACAGCTTGCAAGTCCAGGGCCAGCCGCTGCACTGGTGGTGCCCCCAATTGCCGCCCTCGCCGGCCCAGGCCATCGACGAGCTGCTCGCCGGGCTGGTCGGCTGGCCCATCGAGGGCACGGCCATCGTCGGCAGCTCGCTCGGCGGCTTCTACGCGACCGTGCTGGCCGAGCGGCTCGGCTGCCCGGCCGTGCTGTTGAATCCGGCCGTCGATCCGGCCCGTGATCTCACCCGCCACATCGGCGAGCAGCAAGCCTGGCACAGCAGCGAGCGCTTCTACTTCAAACCGGAATATGTGAAGGAATTGCAGGTCTTGACGCCGGCGCGCCTGACCCGGCTCGATCGCTATTTCGCGCTGATCGCCAAAGGCGACGAAGTGCTCGACTGGCGCGAGATGGCGGCCCGCTACCAAGGGGCGCAGCTGCAGGTGCTGGAAGGCGGCGACCACGCGCTGTCGGACTTTCCGTCCCATCTGGACACGGTGTTGCGCTTCCTCCGGATCGTCTGA